A region from the Veillonellales bacterium genome encodes:
- a CDS encoding LytTR family DNA-binding domain-containing protein produces the protein MLLIAVCDDNKADRTQICKTIESHLQNQHISSKILAYDSAEKLISVVENKSPGFDIIFLDIVMGDMNGMTCARLIRQQDNRVRIVFLTSSTEYVYEGYEVNAAGYLVKPINEPKIIAFLEKTIAQLEDAAKESIMITSGGVTKRIPMQNILYLESQKNKVEIVLAPAGERVAIYTTLDGFEQCYLSKMWIRPHKSFLVNFQHIEQYTGDKFVLSDSTVIPVSRTYKNKAKESFFAWLNSI, from the coding sequence ATGTTATTGATAGCGGTATGTGACGACAATAAGGCAGATAGAACTCAAATATGTAAGACGATTGAAAGCCATTTGCAAAATCAACATATAAGCAGCAAAATACTTGCCTATGATAGTGCTGAAAAGCTAATCTCGGTGGTAGAGAACAAAAGCCCGGGCTTTGACATTATATTTTTGGATATAGTTATGGGCGATATGAATGGCATGACTTGCGCACGGTTAATCCGTCAGCAGGATAACAGGGTTAGAATTGTATTTTTAACAAGTTCTACGGAATATGTCTATGAAGGGTATGAGGTAAATGCTGCGGGCTATCTGGTTAAACCTATAAATGAACCGAAGATAATCGCTTTTCTGGAAAAAACAATTGCCCAGCTAGAAGATGCAGCTAAAGAAAGCATCATGATTACCAGCGGTGGTGTAACAAAGCGAATACCGATGCAAAATATTCTTTATCTAGAAAGCCAAAAGAATAAGGTCGAGATTGTTTTAGCGCCTGCAGGCGAAAGAGTAGCTATTTATACTACGTTGGATGGTTTCGAACAGTGCTATTTATCAAAAATGTGGATTCGTCCGCATAAAAGCTTCCTTGTCAATTTTCAGCATATTGAGCAATACACTGGCGATAAGTTTGTGTTAAGTGATAGCACAGTCATCCCCGTCAGCCGGACTTATAAAAACAAGGCCAAGGAAAGCTTTTTCGCTTGGCTGAATAGCATATAG
- a CDS encoding ATP-binding protein translates to MLETTVVVLYLTDIIFLTTNILLLHIFLTPKRSLWVQAIAFIAAGFTVHWLRILLEPLAPNFLLRGFITGPLYLIPCTLLFKEKLNAIVFVFFLIYSLTQFNYLIFMHIDRFLSPTIPDTWVILGLLLEFALLPLIKKYAAPIIKNIIGIINQQNHSFVFFPILSFILLAFYGVQGTYVLSTFIPIVLSTIIIFFAYYLIALSIDRTRRQQQLEKQLAMQRNHYSNLTESITMAKTTRHDLRHHLVTMLELLAKKDVIATQKYLNHLCKFYDDSAIPSVCRNQSADALICHYLKLAKQQGISVVTNLNIPDDLGIDELELCVIIGNCLGNALEACSKMNTSEPRFIDIKTTITKGYLVIKIANSFRGLVQHQDNGSYFSEKGPEHGIGIPSVKSLTAKYQGHCFISFAEGIFRVSVSLRLPKIVTKTQ, encoded by the coding sequence ATGCTAGAAACTACAGTAGTAGTACTATATTTAACGGACATTATCTTTCTAACTACGAATATTCTGCTTCTACATATTTTCTTAACACCGAAACGTTCTTTATGGGTTCAAGCCATAGCCTTTATTGCCGCAGGGTTTACTGTACACTGGCTGCGCATTCTTTTGGAACCATTAGCACCCAATTTTTTGTTACGCGGCTTTATAACCGGACCATTATATCTGATTCCTTGTACGCTGCTTTTTAAGGAAAAACTTAATGCTATCGTTTTTGTTTTCTTCTTGATTTATTCTCTGACACAGTTTAATTACCTAATCTTCATGCATATCGATCGATTTTTATCTCCTACTATACCCGATACTTGGGTTATTTTAGGCCTTTTACTTGAATTTGCATTGTTACCATTGATAAAAAAATACGCAGCACCCATTATTAAAAATATCATCGGGATCATAAATCAGCAAAATCACAGTTTTGTCTTTTTTCCCATTTTGTCTTTCATCTTACTGGCTTTCTATGGTGTACAAGGAACTTATGTGTTATCTACTTTTATCCCCATAGTGTTATCTACTATAATTATTTTCTTTGCCTATTACCTAATCGCTCTATCCATAGATCGGACCAGACGTCAGCAGCAGCTTGAGAAACAATTAGCTATGCAGCGTAACCACTATAGCAATCTAACTGAAAGTATTACCATGGCAAAAACAACCCGCCACGACTTACGCCATCATTTGGTAACAATGTTAGAATTATTGGCTAAAAAAGATGTTATTGCTACGCAAAAATATTTGAACCACCTATGTAAATTCTACGACGATAGTGCGATCCCCTCCGTGTGCCGCAACCAATCCGCCGATGCGCTCATCTGTCATTACTTAAAACTGGCTAAGCAACAAGGCATCTCCGTTGTCACCAATCTCAATATTCCTGACGATTTAGGCATTGATGAGTTAGAACTATGCGTTATTATCGGTAACTGTTTGGGAAACGCCCTCGAGGCCTGCAGTAAAATGAATACCTCTGAACCGCGTTTCATTGACATTAAAACTACAATAACTAAGGGATATCTAGTAATTAAAATTGCGAATTCATTTCGCGGTCTCGTTCAGCATCAGGATAATGGTTCTTATTTCTCCGAAAAAGGCCCTGAACACGGAATCGGCATTCCCAGTGTAAAATCACTAACTGCCAAATATCAGGGTCATTGCTTTATTTCCTTTGCGGAAGGCATTTTTAGAGTGTCTGTCTCTCTGAGACTCCCAAAAATTGTTACAAAGACACAGTAA
- a CDS encoding methyl-accepting chemotaxis protein, with translation MTFLKNFNLLTKIMVFIAIPSIFLVCVGALGYHYTAQMSDSMDEMYQDRLVPIKLLNESRANFRQVNGIILEEILTNTDPIKAQQRSLTLKELSAETDKTLADYAHGKLTDDERERVDKIHSLIQGYRSECRNAIAMSQTGQRNEAYIYYLQSANPYLNQLNALLQDLADSNDKASKTADEQGNQNAWAAAAMIIILTLISLALSLITGIGVARLITKRLNNVNTVLKAVAGGTLTSEVAVTDNDEIGQLGIHLNATTHSLRSLINEVAQSAEQVAASAQQITASSEQSTDAANQIAASITTVARGSEKQVTAVDTATAVIEQISSGIQHSADTSHQVSSLSDKTALEAQTGVQAVDKAISQMAHIESTVINSAKVVSKLGERSNEIGQIVNTIANISSQTTLLALNAAIEAARAGEQGRGFAVVADEVRKLAEQSQEAANQITGLITNIQSDTAAAVQAMTNGTSEVKTGTAVVNTAGNSFKKIAGLVQQVSLQVKKMSTTMQQIAGGSRQIVSSIREIDMICKSTANQVRTVSASTEEQSAALEQMTVSSQSLSRLSQQLQTAIGKFAL, from the coding sequence ATGACCTTTTTAAAAAATTTTAACCTTTTAACCAAGATCATGGTATTTATCGCTATTCCGTCTATATTTTTAGTGTGTGTGGGAGCACTCGGATATCATTACACCGCCCAAATGAGCGATAGTATGGATGAAATGTACCAGGACCGCTTAGTCCCCATAAAGCTCCTCAATGAATCCCGAGCCAATTTCCGCCAGGTGAATGGAATCATCCTGGAGGAAATTCTGACTAATACTGATCCGATAAAGGCTCAGCAGCGATCTTTGACCCTAAAAGAACTGTCGGCAGAAACTGATAAAACCTTGGCCGATTATGCGCATGGTAAACTTACCGACGATGAACGGGAACGAGTTGACAAAATACATAGTCTCATCCAAGGCTACCGCAGCGAATGCCGGAATGCGATTGCTATGTCCCAAACCGGCCAACGAAATGAAGCGTACATCTATTATCTCCAGAGCGCAAATCCTTACCTGAATCAACTCAATGCATTGCTGCAGGATTTGGCAGATTCTAACGATAAGGCCAGTAAAACAGCCGATGAGCAAGGCAATCAGAACGCCTGGGCTGCCGCTGCCATGATCATCATCCTGACGCTGATCTCTTTGGCCCTGTCCCTCATAACCGGCATCGGGGTGGCTCGATTGATCACCAAACGGCTGAATAACGTGAATACGGTTCTCAAAGCGGTTGCCGGCGGCACCTTGACCAGTGAAGTTGCCGTTACCGATAATGATGAAATCGGGCAGCTGGGCATACACCTTAATGCCACAACCCACAGTCTCCGCTCCCTCATCAATGAAGTCGCCCAATCGGCTGAACAGGTAGCTGCCTCCGCCCAGCAAATTACCGCAAGCTCCGAGCAATCGACCGACGCCGCCAATCAAATCGCCGCTTCCATCACTACTGTAGCCCGGGGATCGGAAAAGCAGGTAACAGCGGTTGATACAGCCACTGCCGTTATTGAACAAATATCATCCGGCATCCAGCACTCCGCCGATACCTCCCACCAAGTATCCAGCCTAAGCGACAAAACAGCATTAGAAGCCCAAACCGGAGTACAGGCCGTGGATAAAGCCATCAGTCAAATGGCTCACATTGAATCTACCGTAATAAATTCCGCCAAAGTAGTCAGCAAACTTGGCGAACGCTCCAATGAGATCGGACAAATTGTAAATACCATCGCCAACATTTCCAGTCAAACCACCCTGCTGGCCTTAAATGCCGCCATTGAGGCCGCCCGGGCCGGCGAACAGGGTCGGGGATTCGCCGTTGTTGCTGACGAAGTACGAAAATTAGCCGAACAGTCCCAGGAAGCGGCTAACCAAATTACCGGCCTGATTACCAACATTCAAAGCGATACCGCTGCCGCCGTTCAAGCCATGACCAACGGCACCAGTGAAGTAAAAACCGGGACGGCGGTAGTCAATACCGCTGGCAACTCTTTTAAAAAAATCGCCGGTCTGGTGCAGCAAGTATCCCTGCAAGTGAAAAAAATGTCAACAACAATGCAGCAAATTGCCGGTGGCAGCCGTCAGATCGTATCCTCCATCCGGGAAATCGATATGATCTGCAAAAGCACTGCCAATCAAGTCCGGACGGTTTCGGCATCAACTGAAGAACAATCCGCCGCCTTAGAACAAATGACTGTTTCCAGCCAAAGCTTGTCCCGCCTGTCTCAGCAGCTCCAGACCGCAATCGGCAAGTTCGCACTTTAA
- a CDS encoding thiolase family protein — translation MRKVVIASAVRTAGGKFGGSLKSVTAPELGAAVIKEAVKRAKLEGELVDQVIFGNGWQAGVGANPARIAAVNSGLPVTVPAFTINIRCGSSLRALQLAALSIGAGETDIVVAGGTESPSNVPYILPGARWGYRMGKKSVEDVLHADGFLCPLAEMFMGDTCELLNQKYDISRREQDEFALASQLKTKEAVTRGVFKEEIVPIEVKGRKGITVFATDEVHKETSLEGLAKLKPVFSKGDTVTAGNSCALSDAASAVVAMSEEKAAQLGIQPMAIIKSYSFIALDPKQMGLGPAVAVPAALKKAGMELKDIDLIELNEAFAGQALACDRELKLDRSKVNIYGGAIALGHPVAATGTKILTTLLHAMKNLNKETGLVTLCIGGGQGVAMIVERKN, via the coding sequence ATGCGAAAAGTTGTTATCGCCAGTGCAGTCAGAACTGCCGGCGGAAAATTTGGCGGCTCTTTAAAAAGCGTCACCGCACCTGAACTTGGTGCAGCTGTAATAAAGGAAGCTGTAAAACGGGCCAAGTTGGAAGGGGAACTGGTTGACCAAGTCATCTTCGGCAATGGCTGGCAGGCCGGGGTCGGGGCAAACCCGGCAAGAATCGCTGCCGTAAACAGCGGGCTGCCGGTAACCGTACCCGCGTTTACCATCAATATTCGCTGCGGCTCCAGCTTGAGAGCCTTGCAGCTTGCCGCTTTAAGCATCGGGGCGGGAGAAACGGATATCGTCGTTGCCGGCGGTACTGAATCTCCCAGCAATGTTCCCTACATTCTGCCGGGAGCACGCTGGGGCTATCGAATGGGCAAAAAGTCCGTGGAAGATGTGCTGCATGCCGACGGATTTTTGTGCCCTTTAGCCGAAATGTTTATGGGAGATACGTGTGAACTGCTCAATCAAAAATACGACATTTCCCGTCGCGAACAGGACGAATTTGCGCTCGCTTCTCAATTAAAAACAAAAGAAGCGGTTACACGCGGAGTTTTCAAAGAAGAAATCGTTCCTATCGAAGTTAAAGGGAGAAAAGGAATCACGGTTTTTGCTACCGATGAAGTGCACAAGGAAACTTCCTTGGAAGGATTAGCAAAATTAAAACCGGTATTTAGCAAAGGGGATACAGTAACAGCGGGAAATAGTTGTGCTTTATCCGATGCTGCTTCTGCGGTTGTCGCCATGTCGGAAGAAAAGGCAGCCCAGCTGGGAATTCAGCCAATGGCGATCATTAAATCCTACTCTTTCATTGCGTTAGACCCGAAACAGATGGGACTAGGGCCGGCGGTAGCTGTTCCGGCTGCGTTAAAAAAAGCCGGGATGGAATTAAAAGATATCGATCTCATTGAACTCAATGAAGCCTTCGCCGGCCAGGCCCTTGCCTGTGACCGGGAATTAAAGCTGGACAGAAGTAAGGTCAACATCTACGGTGGAGCGATTGCACTGGGGCATCCGGTTGCGGCCACCGGCACCAAGATTCTTACCACTCTCCTGCATGCTATGAAAAACCTGAATAAAGAAACCGGGTTAGTTACCCTTTGCATCGGCGGCGGCCAAGGCGTAGCCATGATTGTTGAAAGGAAAAATTAA
- a CDS encoding CoA-transferase: MTAYTGQEMMAIIAAREIKNAGVDVILCGTGLATLAAIATKKITSPAVVIFFETGATDVEFNKMPICLSDPRVMYRTVRLGSLMDSFNQIQNQITGKKTLSILGAAQIDIYGNLNSTVIGDYFHPTVRFSGSGGAADIGSVVGQSIAFMDLGKRKFVEKLDYLTTPGFLDGPGAREKAGLPGGGPSMVITNKASFRFDDITKKMYLHSYYPGFTPEMIQAEITFSIDLTRAKEAVPPTEHELHILRTECDPERMVLK, translated from the coding sequence TTGACAGCATATACAGGTCAGGAAATGATGGCGATTATTGCCGCCAGAGAAATTAAAAATGCCGGCGTCGATGTCATATTGTGCGGTACGGGATTAGCCACCCTTGCGGCGATAGCGACAAAAAAGATTACTTCGCCGGCTGTGGTCATCTTCTTTGAAACAGGCGCTACCGATGTGGAATTTAATAAAATGCCGATTTGCTTATCCGATCCCAGAGTGATGTACCGGACAGTACGGTTAGGCAGCTTAATGGATTCCTTTAACCAAATACAAAATCAGATTACCGGCAAAAAAACTCTGTCTATTTTGGGAGCGGCGCAAATTGATATTTATGGAAACTTAAATTCCACGGTAATCGGCGATTATTTTCATCCCACTGTGCGTTTCAGCGGCAGCGGCGGAGCAGCCGACATCGGAAGCGTAGTCGGTCAATCCATCGCTTTCATGGATTTAGGCAAAAGAAAGTTTGTGGAGAAGCTTGACTACTTAACGACCCCCGGCTTCCTAGATGGCCCCGGTGCCAGGGAAAAAGCCGGTCTGCCGGGCGGCGGTCCTTCAATGGTGATAACCAATAAGGCTTCTTTCCGCTTTGATGATATCACTAAAAAAATGTACCTTCACAGCTATTATCCCGGGTTTACGCCTGAAATGATTCAAGCCGAAATTACTTTTTCAATTGATCTGACCCGGGCCAAGGAAGCTGTACCTCCGACTGAACATGAACTTCATATTTTACGAACGGAATGCGATCCTGAGAGAATGGTTTTAAAATAA
- a CDS encoding CoA-transferase yields the protein MNDTSKIMTLTDAIEKFVHDGALISLGGFSATQCPMAAVHEMIRHKVKGLHLAACSNGQAVDELIGGCCVESVEIAYCGNGRFAPTCFRFRKSVEQGKIKVEDYSNYQMVLRFTAGMMGLPFLQTYATLGTDIINKWGFDEEYRRKNPCLPAKKLIVMDNPFNETDKVDRLVLVPALQPDVTIIHAQKADKAGNVLLMGLVYADIEQAKAAKNVIVTCEEIVDTDELRKQPERNQLVSFQVSAVVEVPWGAYPTAVPQYYDYDPWFLKTLYPAVAKDDAEWPKYLDKYVFGVKNREEFLSLIGTERLENLKADPEYGYKRNLERR from the coding sequence ATGAATGATACAAGCAAGATAATGACGTTAACGGACGCAATTGAAAAATTTGTCCATGACGGAGCTCTGATTTCGCTGGGGGGATTTTCTGCCACACAATGTCCCATGGCGGCTGTGCATGAAATGATCCGGCACAAAGTTAAGGGACTTCATCTCGCTGCCTGTTCCAACGGTCAGGCAGTGGATGAGCTGATTGGCGGCTGCTGCGTGGAGAGTGTTGAAATCGCTTACTGCGGCAACGGACGGTTCGCACCGACTTGCTTCCGTTTCCGCAAAAGCGTCGAGCAGGGAAAAATTAAAGTTGAAGACTATTCAAACTATCAAATGGTCTTACGGTTTACAGCCGGCATGATGGGGCTGCCCTTTTTACAGACTTATGCTACATTAGGAACGGATATCATCAACAAATGGGGTTTTGACGAAGAATACCGGCGAAAGAACCCCTGTCTGCCGGCAAAAAAACTGATTGTTATGGATAATCCCTTTAATGAGACTGATAAGGTGGATCGGCTGGTGTTAGTACCGGCCTTACAGCCGGATGTTACCATCATTCATGCACAAAAAGCCGATAAAGCCGGAAATGTCCTGCTCATGGGTCTAGTCTACGCCGATATTGAACAGGCTAAAGCCGCCAAGAATGTTATCGTAACTTGTGAGGAAATTGTGGACACGGATGAACTAAGAAAGCAACCCGAGAGAAATCAACTCGTCAGTTTCCAGGTCAGTGCAGTGGTGGAAGTACCCTGGGGTGCTTATCCTACAGCTGTACCCCAGTACTATGATTACGATCCCTGGTTTCTAAAAACCCTGTATCCCGCAGTTGCCAAAGATGATGCAGAATGGCCGAAATATCTTGATAAATATGTTTTTGGCGTTAAAAATCGTGAAGAATTTCTCTCGCTAATCGGTACTGAGAGACTGGAAAACCTTAAAGCAGATCCGGAATATGGATACAAACGGAATTTAGAAAGGAGGTAA
- a CDS encoding aspartate aminotransferase family protein, producing MFYRNLHKDLVEIDHGEGVYLYDSNGRKYLDACAGAAVSNIGHANPKVIQAMTEQAKKIAFSHLSRWTSKPIRELADLIAGLTPGSLNKLYLVSGGSEATEAALKMARGYFLERDGNKTNKYRIISRWKSYHGNTIGSLSMTGDKRRKKYTPLLLNFPKAAPCYCYRCPFGKQPETCGAACAHDLERILKIEGAEYVTAFIAEPVVGAACGALVPHPEYFKIIRQICDHYDILLIDDEVMAGFGRTGSLFAIEDFGVVPDMICAAKGMSSGYSPLGAVIAKDEIFAAFMEGSGVFTHGHTYGGNPLSAAVSVAVVNTIIEDKLVENSRTIGKYLLGQLKEKLLPFWFVGDVRGIGLMQGVEFVRDKKTKEPFPANAGVAEKITQACLNHGIVVYPGTGGADGVNGDHFLLTPPLILTRDQADEIVEGLVAGFTDFGRELGSKK from the coding sequence GTGTTCTATCGTAATCTGCATAAAGATCTTGTGGAAATCGATCATGGCGAAGGCGTCTATTTGTACGATTCAAATGGCAGAAAATATCTGGATGCCTGTGCCGGAGCAGCCGTATCGAATATTGGTCATGCCAATCCTAAAGTGATTCAGGCCATGACCGAGCAGGCTAAGAAAATCGCCTTTAGTCACTTATCCCGCTGGACTTCCAAACCGATCCGGGAATTAGCGGATTTAATCGCCGGGCTGACCCCTGGCTCACTCAATAAACTATATCTTGTTTCCGGCGGTTCGGAAGCTACCGAAGCAGCCTTGAAAATGGCCCGGGGTTATTTTCTGGAAAGAGACGGCAACAAAACAAATAAATACCGGATTATTTCCCGCTGGAAATCCTATCACGGTAATACCATCGGTTCTTTATCCATGACCGGCGATAAACGCCGTAAAAAGTATACTCCCTTACTGCTTAACTTCCCGAAAGCAGCTCCCTGTTATTGCTACCGCTGTCCCTTTGGCAAACAGCCGGAAACCTGCGGCGCAGCCTGCGCCCATGATTTGGAACGGATTTTGAAAATAGAAGGTGCGGAATACGTCACCGCCTTTATCGCTGAACCGGTTGTCGGTGCCGCCTGCGGCGCATTGGTGCCTCACCCGGAATATTTCAAAATCATCCGCCAGATCTGCGATCACTATGACATCCTGCTGATTGACGATGAGGTTATGGCCGGCTTTGGGCGGACGGGATCCTTGTTCGCTATCGAAGACTTCGGTGTGGTTCCCGATATGATTTGCGCCGCCAAGGGTATGAGCTCCGGTTATTCGCCCCTTGGCGCTGTAATTGCAAAAGACGAAATCTTTGCTGCATTCATGGAGGGTTCCGGTGTGTTCACCCACGGTCACACTTACGGCGGCAACCCGTTGTCGGCAGCTGTCTCGGTGGCAGTAGTAAACACGATTATTGAAGATAAGCTGGTGGAAAATTCCCGAACCATCGGCAAATATTTGCTGGGACAATTGAAAGAAAAGCTGCTTCCCTTCTGGTTTGTCGGTGATGTACGGGGCATCGGCCTGATGCAGGGAGTGGAATTCGTCCGTGACAAAAAAACAAAAGAACCCTTCCCGGCAAACGCCGGCGTTGCGGAAAAAATTACTCAGGCCTGCCTTAACCACGGCATTGTTGTGTATCCCGGCACCGGCGGCGCCGACGGAGTAAATGGCGATCACTTCCTGTTGACACCACCGCTTATTCTCACCCGGGATCAGGCGGACGAAATCGTCGAAGGGCTGGTGGCCGGTTTCACTGATTTTGGCCGGGAACTGGGTTCAAAAAAATAG
- a CDS encoding MurR/RpiR family transcriptional regulator has protein sequence MSFLKRIQENFYEMSPKNKKLATYLSKNYDKVVFQTAKALAKDVGVSEATVTRFATALGYNGYPDMIKAMSKMVRNRITTVDRLQLSLQSPRENPVKDVMDRDMINIRRTVEELDMAGFQQAVTCIADARKIYIVSFRSAAALGTFLHYYLQMLLKNCTLVSNPIKLVDELVDAGPEDLVIGISFARYTKLTVDGLQFAKERGARTLVITDTNTSPLVRHGDTVLLAHRDMAYFIDSLAAPLSLMNALIVAVSETNPQQTRQRLSELEALWKQHAVYHEE, from the coding sequence GTGTCATTTCTCAAAAGGATCCAGGAAAATTTTTATGAGATGAGTCCTAAAAATAAAAAACTGGCCACGTATTTATCTAAAAATTACGACAAAGTTGTGTTTCAAACGGCCAAAGCTTTGGCGAAAGATGTGGGCGTCAGTGAAGCGACGGTTACCCGATTTGCGACAGCTCTGGGGTATAATGGCTATCCTGATATGATTAAAGCCATGAGTAAAATGGTGAGAAACCGGATCACTACGGTTGATCGCTTACAATTATCGTTGCAGTCTCCCCGGGAAAACCCGGTAAAAGATGTAATGGACCGGGATATGATCAATATCCGCCGAACAGTAGAAGAACTGGACATGGCCGGGTTTCAACAAGCAGTAACCTGTATTGCCGATGCCCGTAAAATTTATATTGTCAGTTTCCGCAGCGCAGCCGCACTCGGTACGTTTCTTCATTACTATCTTCAAATGCTCCTTAAAAACTGCACCCTGGTCAGCAACCCCATTAAGCTTGTCGATGAGTTAGTCGACGCCGGCCCGGAAGACTTAGTGATCGGAATTTCTTTCGCCCGTTATACGAAGTTAACCGTGGATGGGTTACAGTTTGCCAAGGAACGGGGAGCCCGCACACTGGTAATTACCGACACCAACACCTCGCCACTGGTCAGGCACGGTGATACGGTACTGTTAGCCCACCGGGACATGGCCTATTTTATTGACTCCCTTGCGGCTCCTTTATCCCTGATGAATGCCCTTATCGTTGCGGTAAGCGAAACAAATCCGCAGCAGACCCGTCAACGGCTTTCGGAACTGGAAGCACTTTGGAAACAGCATGCGGTTTACCATGAAGAATAA
- a CDS encoding sigma 54-interacting transcriptional regulator, whose amino-acid sequence MTESIVKGPWGIIVSPDILQSAIRSWGPKPFFFDVRAAYLTGGAQNRSTLEEICTYFETRIFSDIGEFCNSIETGFVLNLDTSNLELRKSLRQLQSKNIIVLDGSLGKLVWNFIVQLEKQTLQREIFFQALNSTVEGIQIANAQGLEIFINDSLLKMIDLKLEDRLGKSVFEVSPDGGMARVLEQKVPVKNIRNHPQGTDVELISNAGPIYINGKFSGAVTVAYDITELSRLSKELEANKQAVAFLDKKVGHLASAKYTFEDIIGNSQQIRAVIQLARKAAASDLTVLILGESGTGKEIFAHAIHDSSVRRSRPFIPVNCAAIPEQLLESEFFGYEKGAFTSATARKLGFFDLANTGTLFLDEIGDMNLNLQSKLLRVLQDKEYIRVGGTKSVRVDVRIIAATNRDLVSLVHEKKFREDLFYRLNVINLTIPPLRERIADLKSIADYLIRRIGARVGTRIQGISQEALDAMAPYPWPGNIRELENVLERAVFLCQGNVLKLEDVHLPQIYTEKSREGDNEKEAITRYLQTYGYSVIGKKEVARRLNMSLATLYNKIKLYKLKK is encoded by the coding sequence ATGACGGAAAGTATAGTGAAAGGACCATGGGGGATCATCGTATCCCCGGATATTTTGCAGTCAGCTATCCGCTCCTGGGGTCCTAAGCCTTTCTTTTTTGATGTTAGAGCCGCCTATCTTACGGGAGGTGCTCAAAACCGCAGTACACTCGAGGAAATCTGCACTTATTTTGAGACAAGGATTTTTAGTGATATAGGGGAATTCTGCAACAGTATTGAAACAGGATTTGTTTTAAACTTAGATACCTCGAACCTGGAATTGAGGAAATCTCTCCGGCAGCTGCAATCAAAAAATATAATCGTTTTAGACGGAAGCTTGGGTAAGTTAGTATGGAACTTTATTGTCCAATTAGAAAAACAAACGTTACAACGGGAAATATTTTTTCAAGCGCTAAATTCTACGGTAGAGGGAATACAAATTGCGAATGCTCAGGGTTTGGAAATTTTTATCAACGATTCGCTGCTAAAAATGATAGACTTGAAACTGGAAGATCGTCTGGGCAAAAGTGTTTTTGAAGTTTCACCGGATGGAGGCATGGCACGTGTATTGGAACAAAAAGTTCCGGTGAAAAATATTCGCAATCATCCACAAGGTACAGATGTGGAATTGATCAGTAATGCGGGGCCGATTTATATAAACGGCAAGTTTTCCGGAGCGGTTACGGTAGCGTACGATATTACCGAGTTAAGCCGATTAAGTAAGGAGCTGGAGGCAAACAAGCAGGCGGTGGCATTTCTTGATAAAAAGGTAGGACATCTGGCTTCGGCAAAATATACCTTTGAAGATATTATAGGGAACAGTCAGCAAATACGAGCTGTGATTCAGCTTGCCCGTAAAGCTGCGGCCAGCGATCTGACGGTACTTATTCTGGGGGAAAGCGGTACTGGTAAGGAAATTTTTGCTCATGCTATTCATGACTCCAGTGTCCGAAGATCCAGGCCCTTTATTCCAGTGAACTGTGCCGCCATTCCCGAACAGTTGCTGGAAAGCGAATTTTTTGGCTATGAAAAAGGTGCGTTTACTTCTGCCACAGCCCGTAAGCTGGGATTTTTTGATTTGGCCAATACAGGTACATTGTTTTTGGATGAAATCGGTGACATGAATCTGAACTTGCAATCCAAGCTGTTACGGGTGCTGCAAGATAAAGAGTATATACGGGTTGGCGGAACGAAATCAGTGAGAGTGGATGTGCGTATTATTGCGGCCACCAATCGTGATTTGGTATCATTAGTGCACGAAAAAAAATTCCGTGAAGACTTGTTTTATCGGCTGAACGTCATCAACCTTACTATTCCGCCTTTACGGGAGAGAATTGCCGATTTGAAAAGCATAGCCGACTATTTGATCCGCAGAATTGGGGCAAGAGTGGGAACCCGTATTCAGGGAATAAGCCAGGAGGCGCTGGACGCAATGGCCCCGTATCCCTGGCCCGGGAACATCAGGGAGCTGGAAAATGTTTTGGAAAGGGCCGTTTTTCTCTGTCAGGGAAATGTTTTAAAGCTGGAAGACGTTCATTTGCCCCAGATCTATACGGAAAAATCCCGGGAAGGTGACAACGAAAAAGAAGCAATTACCAGGTATTTACAAACCTATGGTTATTCGGTAATCGGCAAGAAGGAAGTCGCCAGAAGGTTAAATATGTCTTTAGCAACGCTGTATAATAAAATTAAGCTATATAAATTAAAAAAATAA